One region of Beijerinckia indica subsp. indica ATCC 9039 genomic DNA includes:
- a CDS encoding glycosyltransferase family 9 protein: protein MKSIGIFQHWGLGDLLMTVPVLSELRRLHPAAQIVLIVRGKAQAALLAKSPLIDKILEVPPNSEKLDLLRFFWSLRQYHFEAVYIGTRITPLVPLLLRLVTGVSTIIGDGNRLGWLYTHRNTIDPAVHRVDRMLQTLSLWTGHKVEEPDFPLPIAEEPRRLAMATLEAQGLTNARFFTIHPGSSRGPGIEKRVPVRLVKDVIAGLRKYDPDLRFVILFGPDDQDLIPSFTPPEPGISLISGASLDETKFVLSRSWGFLGSDSALGHIAASAYNVPTITPIGPTNPLETHPYNALSRIVQSREEFDCRPCWFTPLQGNCPHAARCMTTITVDQILDVVATWPKHRISAKSAMVPEPGVHAAE, encoded by the coding sequence ATGAAGAGCATTGGTATCTTTCAACATTGGGGCCTCGGCGATCTTTTGATGACGGTGCCCGTTTTGTCAGAGCTGCGGCGGCTTCACCCCGCCGCCCAGATCGTGCTGATCGTGCGCGGCAAGGCGCAGGCCGCCTTGCTGGCCAAATCGCCCCTTATCGACAAGATCCTCGAAGTACCGCCCAATAGCGAGAAACTGGACTTGCTGCGGTTCTTTTGGTCCTTGCGGCAATATCATTTCGAGGCGGTCTATATCGGCACGCGGATCACGCCACTGGTTCCCCTTTTGCTGCGCCTCGTGACTGGGGTTTCGACGATCATCGGTGACGGGAACCGCCTCGGCTGGCTCTACACACATCGCAACACTATCGATCCGGCTGTCCATCGCGTCGACCGGATGCTCCAAACTCTATCGCTCTGGACAGGACATAAGGTCGAAGAGCCGGATTTTCCCTTACCCATCGCCGAAGAACCGCGGCGATTGGCCATGGCGACCTTGGAGGCTCAGGGCCTGACCAATGCCCGCTTCTTCACGATCCATCCTGGCAGCAGCCGTGGACCAGGCATTGAGAAGCGCGTCCCGGTGCGGCTTGTCAAAGACGTCATTGCGGGCCTGCGCAAATACGATCCAGACTTGCGCTTCGTGATCCTTTTCGGCCCGGACGATCAGGATCTGATCCCCTCTTTCACGCCGCCAGAACCGGGGATCAGCCTGATCTCGGGCGCTAGTCTCGATGAAACCAAGTTTGTCCTGTCCCGGTCCTGGGGCTTTCTCGGCAGCGATTCCGCGCTCGGCCACATTGCGGCATCCGCCTATAACGTGCCGACCATTACTCCAATCGGCCCGACCAATCCGTTGGAAACGCATCCCTATAATGCACTTTCGCGCATCGTGCAGAGCCGCGAGGAATTTGATTGTCGGCCTTGCTGGTTCACCCCCCTGCAAGGCAATTGTCCCCATGCCGCCCGTTGCATGACCACCATCACCGTCGATCAGATTCTGGATGTCGTCGCCACTTGGCCGAAGCATCGGATATCTGCAAAATCAGCAATGGTTCCAGAGCCGGGCGTCCATGCAGCGGAGTAA